The genomic segment AAATCTAAACTGGTATATATAATTTTGCTTTTGAAATAAGccaataagaaaacaaaggcgGGTACAATGGAATAGATTGTGCCAACTTTTGACTTGGTCTATGTCTTTGAAGTCGAGTCAACAACTCTAATTTATGTGGGTGGTGGGACGGGAATGCATAAGAACAAGCCACCAAGGTGGAAACTTTTGGCCGCCTCCTTGCGCTTCTTTGAACGTTTCTACTATAagatttaggaaaaaaaaaaaaaaaccaaactgaTTATATGCATGTATCTTGTGGAGATTTCCtaactattttaaaaaaatggaaagttCTATACAATTGGGAGGTCAAGTTGAAGCGCTCTACGTCGGCTACCACCAGCATTTTTCAGGATTGAggttctttttctttaaatttcgtTCCATAGTTATTTCTCTAGCTTGTATTTGGACTTTCTAGATTCCCAGTGCAAATATCTTCACATCTTAAGGGATTCATAGTGAATTCACAAAGCAATTAGCAGGCGTTTGGACATAAATAGCtgatatttaaaaaatagtAATAGTTGAGgttaagttgaaaaaaaaatgtatttggaaGTTAAAATTGTGTTTGGACATTAAAACACAATTGGAGTTTTGTGACAAAAGGGGGTCACTGAGATGGTCAGCACCCCCCACCTACAACCGTAGGGTCGTGGGTTCGAACCACCAAAGGAGCAGTAGGTCCAACAAAGGggaactaaaaaaaaaacaattgaatTTTTGTGCTTCAAACATCAAATTCTCTTTCCAaagtttgaagttgaaataatgATCAATTTGATAAACAAACATTTAAAATAAtctccaaatatttttcaaaattttgaaaaaatatgtgTGGACAAACAGATGCTCAGCAATGGAAGCTGTCACATCGTACAGCCTCGCAGCGCAAACAATGCTCACTTTCTCtgatttaaaaactaaaaagtaCGTAGTTTAGAGTACGAGCCAAATTTTTGGTCACAACTCAAACAAGGATTTCCTTATTTTGTTTTAGAAAACGCAAATGCATGCAAGGTGGTTCCAAATGGAAGAGAAATAGCCGTGAGAAGATTGTCAGCAAATTCCAAGCAGGGTGATATAGAATTAAAAAACAAGGTCATGTTGGTTGCAAGGCTTCAATATAGGCATTTGGTTAGGTTACTCAGATTTTGCCTAGATGGAACAAAAAGACTTCTTGTCTATGAATTTGTTCCCAATGCAAGCCTTAACCACTTTTTATTCGGTATGTATTGATTAACTTACTTATCTTTTAATTGACATAGTTTAATTCTTGGGATAATATTAGAGACCTCCCTTCAGGTTTGCCTTTATCACACTGACCTTCCTTGTGGTTTGAGATATTACATCCACCtcccttattttcattttttttgtaacaaaagttgtttcaaatgaaaaaattgtataatattccaacaatgcCCTTTTGGGCTTAATTATAAGGTGCAAAGTTTTATGCCACAAGCTTctcattaaaaaatattttttgaaacaaACTGTGTATAATTATCGtaaaaaaaggaatttattCGTAATGAGTTAGATCTCCAAACCATCTTCCCGAATATATTTGCGTCAAAATTACAAATCCTCTTACAAGTATTCCAAGGTCGGAATTCTGGAACGGATTGATCACCCGGGAAAGGTTCTAACCAAAGAAATCTTACAAGAGATTtatcataaaaaggaaaatacgaGATATGGATAGCAAAAGCTTCATTCATTGTAGAGtcaacacaaaacaaaactACTACAAAATATTCGCCAAATCCAAACGGAGCAAAAAGTAAGAGAAACAATCAAACACCGAAGGGAAGAGAAATACGAAAGCCTCTAAAATGATCTAAGTATGATCATCATCAGATGGaatcttcttttcaaaaagcAAATCAAAGATCTACATCCCCGGAATCACTTTCCTCCTCTACCTCCTCTTCGTCATCTTCTTCAGCATTATCATCTCCGAACATGTCACTGAGAAGATCATGAGCATCCTTTAGTTTTTGCTCAGCAGTAGCAAGAGCGTTAGCATGATCAAATGAGGAAAGGTCAAGTCctttcagaaaattgaagcgAGTCTTAAGAACACCCAGGTTAACAGCCTTTTGCTTTTCCATGGCATGGGCTTCTTCCAACTATTTAACCTTCTGCTTATACTTGTCTTTCCGGTGCATGAGTTGCTTTCCGCGCTCTTGCAAGTCTTCTAGTTTTCTCAAGATTTTAGCAATAAAtctatttttcttctccaaCGAAGCTTTCATCTCAAGATCTTTCTCAGTGTACTTCTCCTCAATCGCAACTATTTCTCTCTTATTTTGATTTAAGTCAATCAAAGCTTTAGTTAGATCTCCAGAATCTTGAATGCTCTTAACTTGTAATGATTAAAATTTTGCATCAAGCTCAGCGAACTCGACATTCCGATAAGACAATCTATCTTGGAGATTCTGGATTTCCTCACTTGCTTTTTCAAATTTGGCTTCCGTTTGTATGAGTTTCACCCTCAAATTACCAATGGTCATATCCTTCTCGGAGATCTCCCCTTTCAATTTCGGGAAATAGGATACTTAATTGGAAGACGCTTTAACTCTGCTCTATACCCATTGGCTTCCACCTTGGCTTCAATCAATTCCGCATCAGAGCAAGATTGCTTTGCTTTCAAAGCTGACAACTCCTGAGTTAGAGCAACATTGTCTTCATTGAGTTTACCAATGTGTTTTGATTCACCCTCAGAACGCTCCAGACTCCCCGCCAAATAAGTTTGAGCTTGTGAATAGATTATCAAAAGTTGTAACGAATGAGGAAAAGTTGGTGGAGGAAAATTATAGAAGAAGAAACATACCTGGATCATAAGCCCTAAAGCAATCATGTTCATCTAATATTTAGGCACATCCTTTAGAACGGCATGTTCTTTTAGTCCTATGAAATTATTGGCAAAAGTACTCATCACATGAGGATTAGCCAATAAATTTGCCTCATCAGATAAACTGAAAGATCGGGTATAATTAACGAACGAGAACAAAAGGCGCATTCAACGGGATCAAGGATCATTAGCCCAAAGAGTTTCATCACCGATGCTCGAACTACGAATCCTTTTAACCTATCTTTTGCCTTTCGCATAATCAGAAGATCGACCTGAAGGAGTTGCAGTATCACACCGGAGGGTATCAACTTTAGGAGAACCGATAACCTCATCCCGAGAGGTATCAACTTTGGGGACAACGGCAATCTCCACCCGGGCAACATTAGTCTCGGTTATATTAGAAGCAATGATTGTGTCTTGGAAAGGTACCTCGGAAACGTCATCAATGATCATCACTTCAGAGAGAGTAGCCAATAAATCTTCTTCCGGAGAAGGAACTTCAGTGAGAGTAGCCGATAAATCTTCTTCCCAAGAAGGAACATCAGGGATGCTAGGTAAATCTTCAGAATCCTTCATCGGAGATGCCTCTGGGACATTTACCACATCAATAAGAGAAAGGttagttcttcttcttttcctcaAAATTAAAGGCGCTTCTTTCTTGGAATCTGTACTTTCATTGCTAAGCCTACCTTCAGTCTTCCCATTCACGGAAGGACcagaagaagattatttcttcAGTCTCCTCTTCTTGAGAACAGGTTTACCAACATCCTTTGAACCTTCCGCCTCCGCACTGGACCTTTTTCTGACAATAGAACGAATATTATCCAATGCCGAATCGTCATCATTCGGAAGAATCAAGGCTCTTGACGATGGTCTCTTTTTACTAGAACGGCCTGACAAAATAGAAACAATAAAGATAATTGtgatcaagaaaagaaaattaataatCATACAAAGTACGAATGCCCCGTTGCACCTCCATTGATTCCCAAGTTCTAGCACATGCCGAGAATCGAATTATTGTTTCTGTAAATGCCCGACTATTCCCCGGAATATTTAACTTAGGATTGGGAGCTCTCGCATTCCATTTCTCCAGAAAAGACTCGGCGTCACTACTCACCAACTAGTGAGTAGGAATAAACACAAAATCATTCAACCATAAACGGTCATGGCTGTTTTCAGGATCATCGAACAGTTTATTCAGGCCTCTGTCCCTAAACATTATCATAGAACCCCTTATAAAACGAAGGGAattcaaatataaaatatgatcCAAGGTAAGTTGTACATTGGCAAGATGAGCAACGTGTTGATATAATTGAATCAAATGCCAAACTCAGGAGTAAGTTGCACTACACAAATTTGGAGACGGCGGCATAAAGCGATCAATCAAAGGAGGTAACGATAAATTAAACCCAATAGTGAAGGGGTAGAGGTACACTGCCCAAAAACCCAGGCAAATGAGAAGTGACGGCTCTTCCCGATTCAGGAACAATAATATCCACATGGTGATCCTGCCAATGACACCTTTCAATTACGGGAGGAACAAGATCTTCGGTAACATGGGAGTTAATCCCGGACATTATCGCCATTCTTTCCATATCAGATTCATGTTCGTTTATAATCTTTAAGTCGTTAGTATGAGAAGGATTTTTGGGGAGCACATCATCCACAGAAGGAAGATttacctttccaacttcaacatcacCAAACTAACATATAAAGAAGAAGACTTAGTAGAAGCAGCAACAATAGCATCGCCCATCAATTTCTTGGGAGGCATTCTCTTTTTAGGTTTTTCAACGCCTACATGAGGAGGAAAGGCGTCAACAATAACGATCTTTTCTGGCAAAATATTTtgtgaagatgaaggagaaaacATGATTAAGAATTAGAGATAACGAAGAAGGAATGGAAGCAAAGGAATTTAAGATTGAAGAATTTTGGAGCGAAAAATTTGAGATGAAATAGTAAAAGGTAATATTTGAACTTTTGTAGAAAAGGTGAAACCGCCATCATTACCTTGGGAAACGGCGAGAAAATGAAGGGCACGGTAATAGCCACGTGGCCCACGTCTGACTTCATCATTTAATGCGAGTCCTTTCAACTTCAATGATTATGACACGCATCATTGCGTCAGTGGGCCACAATCTGCCGCCAGTTACAACGTTTCCTATTCCACCGAAAGAAGATTCAAATGTCTAATCAAGAGAAGATTGATGAAAATCAGCAAGACAATTTCTCGGGAACATCTTTGCGATGAACCCGAAAAATTGAGGGACTATCTGTATTGGTAAAAAATGCACTTGACACGCAGACCAACATGTAGTTGACACGTGTCAGTTTATTCAATGACGTATAAATATCATATGGTAATGTCGAGCATAGAATTTACGGGGAGGCAACAAACTGGGTCAACGGCGAGAACATCGACGGAAACAACATACAGACCCTCTTTACTACGCATTAAATGGAGTTAATACAGTAACGACAAAACGGTTACTAACGGccagaatcaaggaaattaaatgacaatcatcaattcagcaattaatgATTGCCGTTACAGACACCCAACAGAAAGAGCATCAGATGGGACCATATACCTATAAATAGGATTTTCATTTGTAGACCAATGCATGCAAGTCTGACTAGAAAAAtacactattattattattattattattattattattattattattattattattattattattattattattattattattattgttgttgttgttgttagtagtagtagtagtagtagtagtagtagtattattagtagtagtagtagtagtagtagtagtagtagtagtatttcTAGCTTATTTTCATCCTTATTCTTTGATCATCAAGCTTTCATTCATTATTGAGGACTAAGAACTCTGCTACTGTTGTTCATTATAATTGGAATAAGTTTactcttttctctttatttacttattctttatcgttaaataataatttacttGTGTTAATTCTTTCATCTGTATCAAATTACTATCAATTGTGGTTAACCTTAGAACAAATTCAACTATTTGAGTAAAATACGAATTTTGACTCAAACAATAGGATAGCTTGGGCTTCTTTCCATTCAGAAGTTCATAGGGAGTCTTTTCAAGCAGGGACCTGATCATACACCTGTTGATCACATGACAAGCAGTGTTAACGGCCTCAGCCCAGAAGCTTTTGGCCACACCACTTGCAATCAGCATTGTTCTAGCCATATCTTCAAGTGTCCTGATTTTCTTTTCCGCAACTCCATTTTGTTGAGGTGTTCTAGGGGCCGAGAAATTATGACTGATCCCATTTTTAGCacaaaattaattgaaattgACATTGTCAAATTCGGTGCCAAGATCAGATCTAATACTTGCAACTTGGTGCCCCAACTTCACCTAAATCTGTTTCACAAAGGCTACAAACACAGGGAATGTTTCATCCTTGGTTCTTAAGAACAGAGTCCAAGTGAATCTTGAAAAGTCATCAATAATCACAAAAATATACTTCTTGCCATCTCTGTTTTGTATCCTCATAGGTCCACAAAGATCCATATGAAAAAGCTATAGTGGTCTAGAGGTACTTACTTCCTTCTTTGGTTTGAAGGTAGTCCTAACCTGCTTCCTTTTGATACATGCATCACGCACTTTGTGATCTTTGAACTTGACATTAGGTAGCCCACAGACCAAGTCCTTCGATGCGATTTTGTTCAGCAGAGTGAAACTAGCAGGTCCTAGTCTTCTATGCCACGGctcaacatcatcatctatAATACTGAAACATGTCAAGTCACTCTCATCTGATATACCAAAATCCACTGCATAGATGTTCTTGTATCGTTTTGCAGTTAGAACTACTTCTCCAATTTTGAGATTTGTGACGGTACACAAGTGAGACAAGAATTCCACTTTGTTCCTTTTGTCACAGGTTTGGGACAAACTTAGCACAAACTATAGCTTAATCCCTTTACAAAGTAAACACTTTCAATAGCATGGGAGAGTGTCTTTCCAATTTTGCCAATACCAATGATAtatcctttcttttcattttcaaagGACACACTCCCACATTTTAAGGCTTTAAGTGAGAGAAAATTTTTAACCCTTCTAGTCATATGCTTTGAGCAGCCACTATCCACGAACCATTTTTGACTGCTCCCTCCCACTCCAGCCTGTAAACAGAATCATTTGTCAAACTTAGGAACCCAAACCAACTTGGGTCCTTTGTTGTCATAGAATGGATGAACAAGAGATCTATTTGCCCATGCAGGCAACACATTTTTCTTCTTCCGGGGACCAGGTCTCGCAGCCTTTGGTTTATTCTGAGCATAGACTACATTTTTAAATACGCATCGAAATGCGTCTTTACAAGAGTCCTTGTAATACCGGTGTTACCACAATGAGTGCAAAGCCAGTTATTAGGCACAGAAACATACTTGCTATGAGGATTATACAGGTTTTGACCTTTTTATAACCAAGACCCTGTTTACTAGCATTTTCTAGGTACATAGCAGCAAACTCATTAGAGAAAGTGGTCCTATGAAATGACTCGTCGAGTTCAGTTTTCACACGATTTAAGTCATCTAGAAGGTGCTCATTCCTTTCTAGTGCAGTAGCTAGATTTGTTTTAGCTTTTTTGAGTTCAGTTTCAAGTTCAACATGAATCTCATTTGCCACCTGTTTTCCTTTAGCAGGAATGTTTATCCATTTGTTCATCTGACTAACATACTGGGCATTATCCCTAATTAGTTTTTCAACTTATTCTTTCAAATCAACAACAGTGACCACCAAGTCATCTCTTACTTCTTCTAGCCCatcaatttcttcttttaaGACAGCTTTCTCATTGATAAGACTATGATAGGTATCAATCAGCATATTTGCAAGAGACATTAATTTATTTTGAGAATAGCTTTTCATATTATtcttagggcctgtttggaaagccacccaggtaattggaattgggtgtaattgggtgtaattacacagtttgacctgtttgtttgaccaggtaattacacagttaggtgggaattgggtgtaattgagagggtgtaattacactctgcAATTCTCAAGGGGAGGCtgagaattgagtgtaattacaccctgtaattacagggttaccttttagtttatttctttttaatttcttttctttttaaatttattttttatttatattatttaatttattttattttaatttattttcttttctaatttattttttatttctattatttaatttattttttatttttactttttaaatatttttattttaaaaaatatttttttatagtatttatattttatttcctttcttctcattccaacctttacttcttatggttccatgtaattgctcatatattttttttaatttttaattttattcatttagcataaccgtattaatattctaatttttgaaactacatctcttaatattagaaagaatgagtcattaacaaacttaaCATATAATGGTACGTtgttaaagtagaatttcgttgtgaataaggttatagacttatattttccctttcttttgaattataggagtatttacttatgttacgtttgaaacttacttatgtaacgttggaatttgacataaagagtattatatttttttttcttttgattttgaatttgggttatattttttattttaaaaatatttgctctagtactattgacttgttatttcacattgcatgttgtttatttttcacttacagttgatagaattattgtcaaacatttgaataatgttatggcattatatttataaatattctttttttgtcaaacatccaatcccatgatgttctcacaaaaaaggtatgcttttaagttttataatcaattaaaattaaaatattattaatttgaaattatatatcaattatttttcacaatattagttacaaatatatgattattaaataacatattttcaagaaacaatgtattattaaataactaatttaatatcatttataaaggcacatattttttaaatactaattttaaattttttataatcaaatgttatttttaaattaaactaatcgtgtaattacacttgtacAGCAAGACGCTTTCTTGTAATTACAccgtaattacattatgacaaacaaacaaatggtcattgtaattacaatactgtgtaattactaggctgtgtaattactagggtagtaattacaccaattccaattaccaggtggctttccaaacaggctcttaataTCAAAGAAATTTACCTCTTCATTCTCGTTCTCCTCTTCACTTTCTGATTTAGACATGAGTGCAAAAATGGACTCATACTTCGCAGGTTCATCTTCAATCACCTTCATGGAAGTATCCTCTGTCTCTTCATTTTCAAACTCACTGGAGAAGTCTCCCCAAGCAGCTAAAGCCTGCTTCACCATGTTATtaacagcatctcccctgttaaACTTCCTCTCAGGGACCTGGTTTCTCTTCACACCCTTGTCTGCATTTTTGTACCGATCTTGTCTGTGAAGAGGACATTCCCTGATGTAATGTCCAGGCTTCCCACATTTGTGACATAAGTCATTTTGTTTGAAGTTTTTGCTGGAACTTCCCATTTTAGAGAACCCACCATTTTTACGAATCATCTTATCGAACCTTTTTGTAAGATAGGCCATATCAGATTCGTCATCACTTAAATCCTTTCTAGCTATTTTAAGGACCAGGTTCCTTTCCTTTCTTGGATCTTGCCATTCAAGGTCCTTCTGCTTCTTCAACTCACGAGTTTTGAGGTTTCCAATGCAGtcattcatagtcatattctCCAGATCATGAGCTTCAGTTATGGCATCAACTTTACTCTCTCAAGAACTTGGTAGAACAGCAAGTATTTTCGCTTGTTGACTGGAATGATTTCTCCAAGAGAATGAAGTTCATTGATGGTGGATATAAAACGAGTGTGCATATCTTGAATTGACTCACCGTTTTTCATCTTAAATAGTTCATATTCAGTGGTGAGCATGTCTATTTTGGACCTTTTAACTTGGGATATTCCTTTATGGGCCATCAACAGGACTTCCCATATCTCCTTTGCAGTCTCACGCGTTGAAACACAGTTGTATTCACCTAGTCTAATGCCACACATCAAGATCTTCTTAGCCTTGAACCCTTTTTCAATGGCTTTTCTATCAGTCTCTGAGTATTCCTTTCTGTGTTTTTTAACTGACTTTCCAGTCGCCTCGCCAATCTTTGTTGGAATAAAAGGACCATCAAGAATGATGTTCCATAGCTCAGAATCCCCAGCCATCAAATAGTCATGCATTTTTGTTTTCGACCATCCATAATACTATCCGTTGAACCTTGGGGGACTTGTGCTTGACTGTCCTTCCTCAAAGTTTGGTGGTGCAGCCATGATgagagatcctttctaggtgtaacctttttagaaagaacccgctctgataccaattgatataaACTAAAGAGCCACTGAAAATGTATAAGGACCAATTACCTTATCTGTTCCCTACGACAAAAAAGCAGTAAGTAAATAAGCatgattttatgaaaaattccttgctcaagggatagAAAACCACGACCCACCAgagtaggatttcaacttcactaaacGAGCAATGTTTCAGATTACAAGCCCTTTGCAACCTAgaaattaaactcttaatccctctccttacaataactctatttcAAGCTAAGTCCTTAACTAACTCTAGCTAAGACTTCACTGATTCAACTAACTCTAGCTGAACCCTAACTCACCATAACTAACTCTAGTTAGGCGTTTAAATGAAAATCTTGTAAAAGGCAAACATCTACCAAACCCTTCTTGAGAGAAGTGTAGGTTTACAATATTGAGAACAAAAGATAAAGCCTTAAACAACCTAAGACTTAAGACATCTTCAGTCTAGGGATCTGGTCCTTGGATTTATTTAAGCTTGATCTTGAAGGCTCTGAGAAAACAGTGGTGGCTGCTTCTTTCACACAAATGAGAATTCTTTCTTTGTAAATGCTAGGTTAAATAAtgccaacatgttgtatatatagggaACCAAAAGAGGAGCATGTGAGAGGCATGTGACCATGCCAGCTATCGTGGTCGTACAACGCCTAGAGAGTCTCATCAGGGACCTGGTCCCTTATTAagtatgtcaatcatcaaaaatATGAAATGTTTGAACTCATCACCTATGATGTCAATGAATTCGTAACTTGGTAAATTGTTAATTGGTTAAACTAAAATGATGTAGTACAAAGTGCAAGAAGGTAAATTTTAGAATAAAATTGGTTTTATAGATTTAAAATCATCTTACAGTTTCAACAAACTTATAAGGAGAACATGTTATTAGGAGTCCAAGAATGAAAtaagggcaaaggtgcaaatatatttCTTAACTTTGCGATTTGAGCGGATATCTTTTCCTAATTTacaaagtggtgtatatatatcatcaaaGCGTTACAAAATGGTAGATGAAATATCCCTTTTCATGACagggtttttaaaaaatcatttaggttattttttgattaaaaaaatgccatgtgactttaaaaaaagtctacctatttttttttagtggatatatttttctaaagccatggtaatttttttttgcgtgTGTAGGTatgattcatttaaaaaaaaatatctccgtgactttaaaaaaaaaaataagtccacCCATTTTTTAAACGTACTAGACCCGACCCatcagaaaaaaattattatgtggctttagaaaagtatttctactcaaaaaaaatgggtagacttttttttaaagtcacgtgacacttttttttaaaaataacttaaatgatttttaaaaaaaaaaacccccgtcagcgaaaaaggtatatttgcaccactTTGTAACGGCAgggatatatatacaccacttttataaCGAGAATATATCTGTTCTAAATCGCAAAATTGAAAGGTATATGTGCACCTTTGCCAATGAAATAATAAGCAATAAGGGCTCCAAAAAGGCACTAAGACGAGGTGGGACACAACGTAGCGAATTATAGTTAGGAACTTTAAGCAGTGTGGGGCAAAAGACACAGAGGAATAAGGcaagaaaaggaaaggtaaATGTCCCATTATGTAATATTATTAACTTGTACGTGATGATTTGCTTTTTATTCGAATTGGCAAATCACATAGCACTCCCCTATCCTAACTTACGGTGTTTGATTGGACACAAAAAAATTTGTaactaaaataaatcataaatttttatgtggttataaatcatttcagaGTCAGAAGCTCACTTTCAATCTCTAAGCGCTTATTCAGTGACATCTTTCCTTGTGATCTTTCTAGTTAGCACATAGTGAGatagtcccttattaaaggtaaaatgagaattttaagataaaattgttactaaatataaaaatatatttttccttcttttatctgattaaaaagaaaagaacgtcACATAATTGAGATCgaaagaataataaataatcCGTCCCTTTTATGAAAGGACCTGTAGTAATTCAGCTTCACTTCAGTGCACAATTGACAAACCAACAAGTTGTTCTGTAGCCTAGAGTCCCGATCATTCTCAAATTATTGCTATTGTCACCTATACCAGGCCCCAGGGTCCCCTTTTCTATCACATACTAGTGTTTATGACCAATAGAGTTAGGTATGACATTAGGTTGAGCGGCCGAGCTAGAAttctcaataaaaaaaattaaaatataaaaaagtaaatatacgaACACACCATAAaaattcaacatctactatatatattgCACCCCTTGGCTTCCCTCCTAAGCAGAGACATAATATTAACGATTGTGAttgttacgccctattttgaacgggtccaATATAGTTTGCAACTTCCTGATTCTTCTAACTGGTTTAAAAAGGGTTAAAGTCACcacctcatttttaaggaaaaaagaaacatatatgtatttgtgtgtctgctccatttttagtccacgaaacatatgagattctagataagggttttatttattccgaggggaaggtattaagcatccctcgGAGCCTGTCCGAAGAAAatccttaaacttagtttaagcGAACAACTGAGGGGGATTATCTGTCacatttatcattattattacccgTTTTCAAAATGTTATAACTTCATGAAAAGTTACAATAGGTgataatatactaagtatatacagtatataaaaatgtatttatatcaagtattcataaagaatgtatagtaaaaaaagaatatataaaagagtataatGAGAATGTACCTAGAAAgtaagtataaaagtatatNNNNNNNNNNNNNNNNNNNNNNNNNNNNNNNNNNNNNNNNNNNNNNNNNNNNNNNNNNNNNNNNNNNNNNNNNNNNNNNNNNNNNNNNNNNNNNNNNNNNAAAGtgtgaatttatttaataaagtatttataccaagtcaatttaatcGAGTTGTGAAATACTTGACACCAAATCTTGCCAAAAGCGAATGACAATTTTAAGTTTAACAAAC from the Lycium ferocissimum isolate CSIRO_LF1 chromosome 11, AGI_CSIRO_Lferr_CH_V1, whole genome shotgun sequence genome contains:
- the LOC132038154 gene encoding uncharacterized protein LOC132038154, which gives rise to MHDYLMAGDSELWNIILDGPFIPTKIGEATGKSVKKHRKEYSETDRKAIEKGFKAKKILMCGIRLGEYNCVSTRETAKEIWEVLLMAHKGISQVKRSKIDMLTTEYELFKMKNGESIQDMHTRFISTINELHSLGEIIPVNKRKYLLFYQVLERVKLMP